The window GAGCACGTAACGGGGGAGTTCGGCAGGGGGACGGTCGTTCTCCTCACCCCGCAGGGCCGGCGTTTCGACAGCGCCCTCGCCCGGGAGCTTGCCGGCAGGGAGCACCTGATCCTTATCTGCGGAAGGTACGAGGGTATAGACAACAGGGTGTCTCTTCATCTCGCCGATATGGAGATCTCGATGGGCGATTACGTTTTGACCGGGGGAGAGATCCCTGCGATGGCCCTCGTAGATGCCGTCTCACGCTTCGTTCCCGGCGTGGTGGGGACGATGGAGTCCGTTGCGCGAGATTCCTTCGAGGAGGGCATTCTCGCTCCTCCCCACTACACCCGGCCGGAGCGATTCGAGGGTATGAGCGTGCCGGAGGTGCTGCTCTCGGGGAATCATGAGAGGATACGGGAATTTCGCATCAGGGAGGCCCTGAAGAAGACCCTCG is drawn from Deltaproteobacteria bacterium and contains these coding sequences:
- the trmD gene encoding tRNA (guanosine(37)-N1)-methyltransferase TrmD; the protein is EHVTGEFGRGTVVLLTPQGRRFDSALARELAGREHLILICGRYEGIDNRVSLHLADMEISMGDYVLTGGEIPAMALVDAVSRFVPGVVGTMESVARDSFEEGILAPPHYTRPERFEGMSVPEVLLSGNHERIREFRIREALKKTLAVRPDLLKREKLSDEANRILDDLMKEAERERKKEK